Proteins encoded within one genomic window of Kibdelosporangium phytohabitans:
- a CDS encoding DUF3558 domain-containing protein, protein MADRHHAPAGTALVVTALAMLSLAACTTAETGTPVVERMSGNSANDSRSSAAAAPTTGSRTSPPPNPPRPRDLPIAGIDPCSLLTKEQQQRFGVDEPLRPRQEPTFKSPLCGFASRQNKIVFDVITVTTSGIDRFKPGKVNGEVRPLTVHAFPGFEVFTELLPTSYVFCVVVVDVADGQVAHVTYREDGARLGKAEVCRRTAQVADAVVGNLLAR, encoded by the coding sequence GTGGCTGACCGACACCACGCACCCGCCGGCACCGCGCTCGTCGTGACGGCTCTGGCGATGCTGTCCCTGGCCGCGTGCACCACAGCCGAGACGGGCACGCCAGTCGTCGAGCGCATGTCCGGAAACAGCGCGAACGATTCCCGCTCATCCGCGGCCGCGGCGCCGACGACCGGTTCGCGGACCTCACCGCCGCCGAATCCGCCGCGGCCGCGTGATCTGCCGATCGCCGGCATCGATCCCTGCTCATTGTTGACAAAGGAACAACAACAGCGATTCGGTGTGGACGAACCGCTGCGACCGCGACAGGAACCCACTTTCAAGAGTCCACTGTGCGGCTTCGCCTCCCGGCAGAACAAGATCGTGTTCGACGTCATCACCGTCACGACTTCGGGTATCGACCGCTTCAAACCGGGGAAGGTCAACGGCGAGGTTCGCCCACTGACCGTGCACGCTTTTCCCGGCTTCGAAGTGTTCACCGAATTGTTGCCGACGAGTTATGTCTTCTGCGTGGTGGTCGTCGATGTCGCGGACGGACAAGTCGCGCACGTCACCTACCGCGAGGACGGGGCCCGGCTCGGCAAGGCGGAAGTGTGCAGACGAACGGCTCAAGTGGCCGATGCCGTTGTCGGGAATCTGCTGGCTCGCTGA
- a CDS encoding PE family protein, with the protein MPMKPDDENVVATDPSPSPPPPRIAPPRIVAGDSTGHTAPSLDIRPEQVEQTVRVFRENAQTLSELITDGSRKLQMSPMADDEVSAEAAAGFSKAGQVHIDAVTRYQQWLRAIADDLQRSASAYRATEDGNSGTLRGGDGG; encoded by the coding sequence ATGCCGATGAAGCCGGACGATGAGAACGTCGTGGCTACCGATCCATCGCCATCGCCACCGCCGCCGCGAATCGCACCGCCAAGAATCGTGGCCGGTGATTCCACTGGTCACACTGCACCGAGTCTTGATATTCGACCGGAGCAGGTGGAGCAGACAGTGCGAGTATTCAGGGAAAATGCCCAAACCCTCAGCGAGCTGATCACCGACGGCAGCCGGAAACTGCAGATGAGCCCGATGGCCGACGACGAGGTCTCGGCCGAGGCCGCCGCGGGCTTCAGCAAGGCGGGCCAGGTGCACATCGACGCGGTCACCCGGTACCAGCAGTGGTTGCGGGCCATCGCGGACGATCTGCAGCGCAGCGCTTCCGCCTACCGGGCCACGGAAGATGGCAACTCCGGCACCCTCCGAGGTGGCGACGGTGGCTGA